The following nucleotide sequence is from bacterium.
CCCCCTCTCTTGCCACAAGAGAGGGGAAGCGCCCGCTAACATCTATTTTATCAAGGTGTTATGCGCGGGGTGAGTTTCCATGGTTAAGAGTGGCAACTATCATATTCTACTGCAAATAAAAGGTACTCAGTAGTTTAACCGTCAGTTCTGATCCGTTATATCTTTTTGTGCCTTTGTGTTTTCGTGGTTAAATATTTTCATGAATAACACTCATAACTATAAATAGTCACAACGAAGGATGAAAAATGTTTACAGGCTGCATATGGATTCCCGATTAAAGATTCGGGCATGACGGCGTTACAGGGACTCCATATACCTGGCCGGGGCTTCCCCACAGGAAACCGTTGATACATTTTATTGCTCCGGCGGATAAATAATGATACCAATAGCAGGAATAGATGCCGAAACAAGTTCGGCATGACGTCATCCGATATCACTGTTTAATCGCCGAAGCAATAAGATAAATCCGGGTTAAGGATAGAGCTTCTGAAAAAGGCTCACATGATAATCCGGTTGAAACATAATAATTCCGCCTTAAGAACGCAAATAAACACAGCGGGTCATATAAAAATGACTAAATTACCGAACATATAAAAAATATTGACAGTACGGGCATCACGTTCTATATTTTGATATATGGAAACTCCTGCATCCGAATCCGACTGTCCCGGGCACCGATTACAGCCCGTCCACACGATTCACTCCGTACATGTTCGCGGTGCACATTTACGTATAATCAATAGTATGGGATACCATTTTAGTATCCGGCCTGAAAAGGTCTATCGAGGAGGCTGAGAATCATGAAATTATTTCTTGACACGGCAAACCTGCAGGAAATCAAGGAAGCCGTATCATGGGGAATTATCGAGGGTGTAACGACTAACCCATCGCTTATAAAAAAGGCAGTCCTTGAGCTCAAGAAATCGCACGAAGACACCAACATGGAAAACTATATCAAGAAAATCCTTGCCACTGCGGGAAGGATGTGCCCCGTTTCACTGGAAGTTCCCGGGCTCGATGCGGATGATATGGTTAACCAGGGAATGTATCTCTACGAAAAATTCGACCAGGTAACAGGAAACGTCGTCATAAAGATTCCGGTCTGCACCATGAATTCCAAAGGCGAGGGTAATCTGTTCGACGGTATCATGGCTATCAGACGCCTTACCGACGAACGTATTCCGGTGAATGCCACGCTGATTTTTACACCGGAACAGGCGCTGCTCGCAGCCAAGGCGGGCGCCGAATATGTCAGCCCCTTTGCCGGGCGCATCGATGACCGTATACGCCGCGCAGCCGGGGTTTCCTTCGATAAAAGCGAATATTTCCCCGCCGAGGGTATTTCCGATACGGAAAATCCGGACATGATCATCACCGATCAGGGGCTGCTGAGCGGAGTCGATCTCGTATCGCGCATAGCGGATATTTTCATCGAATATGAAATCGAATGCGAAATCATCGCCGCAAGCATCCGTAACGCGATTCAGGCCCGTGAAATGGCGGAAGTCGGCGCGCATATAGCCACCATACCGTTTTCGGTTCTCAAGGCAATGGTAGTCCATCCCGGCACAAAGGATGGTATCGACGCTTTCACCGGCGATCTTGTCGAGGAGTATCTCGATCTTTTCAAAACCGGAAACGATACAACCTGCGAATAAACCCTGAGCTTCGGCCCTCCGCTTTCAGGTCTGAAGGAACAATTCAGCGTCATATTTCGTACAGAGGCACATACCACCATATACACGGAGGTTTTGATATATGAAGAACCGGCTTGTTCTGCTGGGCGGTGATATTGTCGTATCGGAAGGAATCATGCATGACGGCGTGATCGTGGCGGAAAATGGCATCATCACCGCTGTCGACCATGTATCGTCGTTCACCCCTCAGGACAGCGACCGGATAATCGAATGCGGCGGATACTTCGTATGCCCGGGTTTCATCGATCTCCACAACCAGGGAGGCGGGGGATATACGGTAACTGACGGCACGAGGGAAAGTGTCTGCGGAATGGCGTGCGCTCATGCGGCCCACGGAACGACCGGCCTGCTGCTCACCCCTCCGATTATCGGAGATACATACCGTCAGCTCCTGCCGGTGCTTGCGGAGACTGTCGGCGCGGATACCGGGGGAGCGTCAATCCTCGGAATCCATGCAGAAGGGCCCTTTCTGAACCCCGCAAAAGCAGGCTGCATGCCGCTCGCGGGAATCAGGAATCCGGACAGGTATGTGCTCGATGAGATTATCGAGCTCGGCGGCGGTAAGATCGCTGAGATGACCATCGCTCCCGAATTGCCCGGCGCGCTCGACCTTATTCTTACGCTCTCGAGGAAGGGCGTTGTCGCCTCGCTCGGTCATTCGAATGCAACCCTGAACGATGTGCTCCGGGCGATCGACCACGGGGCATCGCATGTCACGCACTTTTTCAACGCCATGAGCCCGATCCACCACCGTGAGCCGGGGCTTACCGGCGCGGCGCTCTATTCGACCGATCTCACGGTCGAGCTTGTCGCCGACGGTTTCCACATACACCCGTGGATACTTGGGCTGGCCGTACAGAACAAGAGCGTGGCCCTGACCTGCCTCGTTACCGACTGCATGCATGTCATGGGATTCGAGGATGGAGTCTATGATTCCCTCGGGCTGCGGGTGCGGCTTGAAAACGGGAAGCTGACGCTTGCCGACAATCCCGATGTACTCGCGGGAAGTGTGCTTACCCTCGACCGTGCTGTGGCCAACATGGTAACCATGGTCGGCCTTTCCCTCGCGGATGCGGTGACCATGGCATCGACAACACCCGCGACGGTTCTTGGGCTTGAAAACCGTAAGGGACACCTCGAGACGGGATACGATGCCGATATTGCCGTGCTTGACCGCACATACCGTGCCGCCGCGACCATAGTCGGGGGAGATGTTGTTCATAATACCATAGAATGCGCGTAATGAGACGGCATAATGCCCCGGTGATTGAACAATGACACCGGATGACGTCATACCGAACTTGTTTCGACATCTATTCCGGATAGAAGTATTATTTTATCCGGTTATCCAGTTTGATAAGCATAGAAAACTATTATAATCAGAATTGATAATTTATTTTGATAGTATATGATCCCCCCTGCCTACGGCATCCCCCCTTTTTAAGGGGGGAGCGGCTTTGGGGACACTTTCATCCATATAAGGGGGGCACGGCGAAGCCGAGGGGAATCAATCATGTTAACTGATTTAACTGGATAACCGGATTAATTTATTTATGCAATGGAGCAATAATAACTGGCTACTCCCCATTTTTTAAGAACTCTTTTTTATATGTTACTTCCTTTGCGTGCCCAAAGGAAGTAACCAGGGAAAGGGCACCCCGTGAAAAGCCTTTTTCCCCGTATTACGTTATGCTGTCGTTCGACAATACCGTCGAATTCATATAAAAAAGCATAATTAAGGCATAACATCTTGAAATATCGAATATTACATCTTTTTTACGCTGCCCGGATGAACAAAAATGTCGATAGAGATAGTAATAAGACACAACAACCCGCACGGACAAATGTCATTATAACTCACATTTATACAATATATTATGCAATTTAATACACACAAGTTCCTTTTTTGGTACAAGTGTTGCATATTCAATTCATATGAAATTATCGAATATGCGCACGTTCGATAAGTGAAGGAGATGCTCGGTGAATCTGCTCGAAAAACTCAATGAACAAAAACTGCTCCTCAGCGATGGCGCATGGGGGACAGAACTCGCGAAAAAAGGCTACGGCGGCGGAATCTGCTCGGAGCTGCTCAATGTGGAGAAGCCGGAAGTGCTCGCGGAAATCGCTTCGTCATATGTGGAGGCCGGTTCGGATATAATCCTCACCAACACATTCGGCGGCAGCCCGTACAAGCTCGCAAAGTATGGCCTCGAAGACCGTCTCGACGAGCTGAACGAAGCGGGAGTCCGTATCTCGCGGAAAGCCGCGGGGGATCGGGTAATCGTCCTCGGCTCGATAGGCCCGACCGGGGAATTTCTTTCTCCGCTCGGAACAGTGACCGAAGGCGAGATGATCGAGGGGTTCGCGCGGCAGGTTAAGGCATTTGTCGCCGGAGGCGCTGACGGCGTCATCGTCGAATCGATGACCGATCTCGGCGAGATTGTCTGTGCTCTCAGGGCGGTGAAGGACAACACCGATTTCCCCATTGTGTGCTCGATGACCTTCGACAAGGGGCTGAGAGGATTTGCCACCATGATGGGAGTGAAACCCGAAGATGCGGCCCGGAGACTCGAACAGGAGGGCGCCGATCTTGTCGGCTCGAACTGCGGCTGGGGCATCGAAGAGATCATCGAGGTCGCGCGGATCATGAGACCGGTAACGAAGCTCCCGCTCTGGTTCAAGCCCAACGCCGGCATGCCTGAACTCGTGAACGGGGAGACAGTATACCGTCACACACCCGGATTCATGGCCTCACGGGCGGTTGACCTCATCCGCGCCGGAGCATCGGTTATCGGCGGCTGCTGCGGCAGCACACCGGACCATATCCGTGAAATGCGGAAGGTTGTCGATTCAATACGATCCTGAAACTGATCGGTGCGTGTATTTGTAATTCATTCAGTGATATATCGATAGTATTATTTGGTTATTGAATTAGTCCATAATCATGTATTTACCGTACGAGGATTGTCATTCCCGGGAACAAAGTGAATCGGGAATCCGGTAATAATATCACCTTGTCATAAGCATGAAATGATGGATTCCCGTTTTCACGGGAATGACACTTTTTCGGGCATCGATATCCCATTCGAAAGTTCTTATGGACTGTTGAATAACCAATACCGGTATCAGTATCTACAATACACTCACACCTTTTTACAGAGAGAGTAACGCCATGAAACACCTGACATCGTACTTCGTTATTCTGATCCTCCTTGCAGTGGCGGGGAGCAGCTCGGCACAGGAAATGTGGACAACGTACACCAATGGGAATTATATAACGGATGCCGTTGTCCAGGGCGACAATATCTGGTGCGGGACTGACGGCGGTGTTGTGCGATGGAGCATTTCCGCCAAGGAA
It contains:
- a CDS encoding transaldolase, whose amino-acid sequence is MKLFLDTANLQEIKEAVSWGIIEGVTTNPSLIKKAVLELKKSHEDTNMENYIKKILATAGRMCPVSLEVPGLDADDMVNQGMYLYEKFDQVTGNVVIKIPVCTMNSKGEGNLFDGIMAIRRLTDERIPVNATLIFTPEQALLAAKAGAEYVSPFAGRIDDRIRRAAGVSFDKSEYFPAEGISDTENPDMIITDQGLLSGVDLVSRIADIFIEYEIECEIIAASIRNAIQAREMAEVGAHIATIPFSVLKAMVVHPGTKDGIDAFTGDLVEEYLDLFKTGNDTTCE
- the nagA gene encoding N-acetylglucosamine-6-phosphate deacetylase produces the protein MKNRLVLLGGDIVVSEGIMHDGVIVAENGIITAVDHVSSFTPQDSDRIIECGGYFVCPGFIDLHNQGGGGYTVTDGTRESVCGMACAHAAHGTTGLLLTPPIIGDTYRQLLPVLAETVGADTGGASILGIHAEGPFLNPAKAGCMPLAGIRNPDRYVLDEIIELGGGKIAEMTIAPELPGALDLILTLSRKGVVASLGHSNATLNDVLRAIDHGASHVTHFFNAMSPIHHREPGLTGAALYSTDLTVELVADGFHIHPWILGLAVQNKSVALTCLVTDCMHVMGFEDGVYDSLGLRVRLENGKLTLADNPDVLAGSVLTLDRAVANMVTMVGLSLADAVTMASTTPATVLGLENRKGHLETGYDADIAVLDRTYRAAATIVGGDVVHNTIECA
- a CDS encoding homocysteine S-methyltransferase family protein — translated: MNLLEKLNEQKLLLSDGAWGTELAKKGYGGGICSELLNVEKPEVLAEIASSYVEAGSDIILTNTFGGSPYKLAKYGLEDRLDELNEAGVRISRKAAGDRVIVLGSIGPTGEFLSPLGTVTEGEMIEGFARQVKAFVAGGADGVIVESMTDLGEIVCALRAVKDNTDFPIVCSMTFDKGLRGFATMMGVKPEDAARRLEQEGADLVGSNCGWGIEEIIEVARIMRPVTKLPLWFKPNAGMPELVNGETVYRHTPGFMASRAVDLIRAGASVIGGCCGSTPDHIREMRKVVDSIRS